One Polyodon spathula isolate WHYD16114869_AA chromosome 58, ASM1765450v1, whole genome shotgun sequence genomic window carries:
- the LOC121307722 gene encoding beta-adrenergic receptor kinase 2 has product SRSLLSSCFSYSDKFTRFCQWKNVELNIHLTMNDFSVHRIIGRGGFGEVYGCRKADTGKMYAMKCLDKKRIKMKQGETLALNERIMLSLVSTGDCPFIVCMTYAFHTPDKLCFILDLMNGGDLHYHLSQHGVFSEKEMRFYAAEIILGLEHMHNRFVVYRDLKPANILLDEHGHVRISDLGLACDFSKKKPHASVGTHGYMAPEVLQKGTAYDSSADWFSLGCMLFKLLRGHSPFRQHKTKDKHEIDRMTLTMNVELPDSFSPELKSQLEGLLQRDVTKRLGCLGRGAHEVKEHPFFKGIDWQQVYLQKYPPPLIPPRGEVNAADAFDIGSFDEEDTKGIKLLDSDQELYKNFPLVISERWQQEVAETVYEAVNADTEKNEARKRAKNKQLGHEEDYALGKDCIMHGYMLKLGNPFLTQWQRRYFYLFPNRVEWRGEGESRQNLLTMEQIVLVEDSQIKDKKCILLRIKGGKQFVLQCESDPEFVQWKKELTEAFTEAQKLLRRAPKVISKTRTAMVELSKPPLTHRNSNGL; this is encoded by the exons TTAACGATGAATGACTTCAGTGTGCACCGGATCATTGGTCGAGGGGGCTTTGGGGAGGTGTATGGCTGCAGGAAAGCAGACACTGGAAAAAT GTACGCCATGAAGTGTCTGGACAAGAAGAGGATCAAGATGAAGCAGGGCGAGACACTGGCTCTGAACGAGAGGATCATGCTGTCCCTCGTCAGCACAGGG GACTGCCCCTTCATCGTGTGCATGACCTACGCCTTCCACACGCCGGACAAGCTGTGCTTCATCCTCGACCTCATGAACG GGGGGGACCTGCACTATCACCTGTCCCAGCACGGGGTCTTCTCTGAGAAGGAGATGAGGTTCTACGCAGCAGAGATCATCCTGGGGCTGGAGCACATGCACAACAGATTCGTGGTCTACCGGGACCTTAAG CCTGCGAACATCCTGTTGGACGAGCACGGTCACGTCAGGATATCTGACCTGGGTCTGGCCTGTGATTTCTCCAAGAAGAAGCCTCACGCCAGCGT CGGCACACATGGGTACATGGCTCCAGAGGTGCTCCAGAAAGGCACGGCCTACGACAGCAGCGCCGACTGGTTCTCGCTCGGCTGCATGCTCTTCAAGCTGCTGCGAGG TCACAGTCCTTTTCGGCAGCACAAAACCAAAGACAAGCATGAGATTGACCGCATGACTCTCACAATG AATGTGGAGCTGCCGGACTCGTTCTCCCCGGAGCTGAAGTCTCAGCTGGAGGGCCTCCTGCAGCGGGATGTGACTAAGAGGCTGGGCTGCCTGGGCCGGGG AGCCCATGAAGTGAAAGAGCACCCTTTCTTCAAAGGGATTGACTGGCAGCAAGTCTATTTACAGAAG TACCCTCCGCCTTTGATCCCTCCCCGAGGAGAGGTGAACGCTGCTGATGCCTTCGACATCGGCTCCTTCGACGAGGAAGACACCAAAGGCATCAAG CTGCTGGACAGCGATCAGGAGCTCTATAAGAACTTCCCACTGGTGATCTCGGAGCGCTGGCAGCAGGAAGTGGCAGAGACGGTGTACGAGGCAGTGAATGCCGACACAGAAAAGAACGAGGCGAGGAAGCGCGCCAAGAACAAGCAGCTGGGCCACGAGGAGG ACTACGCACTGGGGAAGGACTGCATCATGCACGGCTACATGCTGAAGCTGGGAAACCCCTTCCTGACGCAGTGGCAGCGGCGATACTTCTACCTGTTCCCCAACCGCGTGGAGTGGAGGGGTGAGGGCGAGTCGCGG CAAAACTTGCTAACGATGGAGCAGATCGTGTTGGTGGAGGACTCGCAGATTAAAGACAAGAAGTGCATCTTGTTACGGATTAAAGGAGGGAAGCAGTTTGTCCTGCAGTGTGAG AGCGACCCCGAGTTCGTGCAGTGGAAGAAGGAGCTGACCGAGGCCTTCACTGAGGCTCAGAAGCTGCTGCGTCGAGCCCCCAAGGTGATCAGCAAGACCCGCACAGCCATGGTGGAGCTTTCCAAACCCCCACTCACCCACCGGAACAGCAACGGCCTCTAG